From Thermovenabulum gondwanense:
GCCCTCATACGGATGATTATATATTTTTGTCGGGCGGCAGAGAAGTAAAAAGGTATGGTTCCCAGGGAGAGATTAGGACTCTGGTTTTAAGCATGATTTTCAGCAGGGGGAAAATTATATATGAATATGCGGGTAAAATGCCTATAATTTTGCTGGACGACGTGCTTTATGAATTAGATTATAATCGGAGGCAAAATTTATTGAAGAACGATTACGGTCAATTGTTTATAACGGCAACCGATATAAAAAACCTTCCCGGCGAAATTTTAAAAAGGGCATCTCTCATTGGTCTTCCCAAGGAAGGATGATTTGATGGAAAAAATAAGCGATGTATTAAAAAAAAGGTATAAAGTTTTAGATGTTAATTTAAAACTGACCGAGGCAATAATAAGAATTTACTACAAAGATATAGTCGGTCATGAAATTTATAAAATTTCGGAACCTATTGCCTTAAAAGGGAAGACCCTGTTTCTGGGAGTAAAAAATTCCGTTTGGGCTCATCATCTTTTATATTTTAAAGAGGAAATAATAAAAAAGATAAACAGCAGATTTAGTAAAAGGGTGGTAAGGGATCTAAGATTTGTGGTTTCCTGGGAAGAAAAAAACAGAGAGGAAGAAAAATATAATGAATTTAACGAGGAACTTTACATTCCGCTCGATTTAACTAATGTAAACCTTCCCGATGAAAAAACTGCGTGGATCGATAGGGTATGTGCTGATATAGACGATGAGGTATTGAAGGAAAAACTGAAAGAGATTATGAAAAAAGATGTGATTTTTAAAATGCAAAAGAGGTGAGTTTTTTGTTTATCCATATAGGTAAGAATACGGTGATAAAAAGCAGGGATGTAATAGCAATTTTGGACAGCAGTACGGCTAAGTCTGCGGCTACATCGGAGTTTTTACAGATAGCAAAGGAGGAAGGTTTTGTAAAAAGTGAAGAAAAAGAGGGTAAGTCCATAATAATAACGGAAAAGAATATATATTTTTCACCTATATCTTCCATTACCCTGTTAAAAAGGGCTAATATTCTGTTTGATTTAAATGATTACATTGTTTGATACGGGGGTTTTAAAATGGACAAAAAACTGGTTTACGATGAAACAAAAATTGAAGTACTGGAAGGGCTGGAACATGTAAGGTTAAGGCCGAGCATGTATATTGGTTCTACCGACATAAAAGGGCTTCACCATCTGGTTTTCGAGGTGGTGGATAACAGTGTGGATGAAGCTTTAGCGGGTTACTGCAAAAATATAGAGGTTGTAATAAGAAAGGATGGAGCAATTAGTGTTGATGATGACGGAAGGGGAATTCCGGTAAATATCCATCCGAAAGTAGGTAAACCTGCATTGGAAGTGGCTTTAACGCGGCTCTACGCCGGGGGTAAATTTGGAGCCGGCGGCTATAAGGTTTCAGGTGGGCTTCACGGAGTGGGAGTATCCGTTGTTAACGCCCTATCGGAATGGCTTGAGGTGGAAGTAAAATGGGACGGCTTTTTGTACAGACAAAAATACGAAAGGGGTAAACCCGTTACCGAAGTTGAAAAAATTAAGGAAGTGACCGGTACGGGTACCAAGGTCACATTCCTTCCGGATAAGGAAATTTTCGAAGAAACTAACTTCAATTTTGATATCCTCGCTCAGCGTCTGAGGGAACAGGCTTTTTTAACGAAAGGCCTTAAAATAGTTTTAAGGGATGAACGCACTAATAAAGAACAGGTTTACCATTACGAGGGAGGAATAGTATCCTTTGTAAAGTATTTAAACAGGAATAAGGATGTACTGCACGAAGAGCCGATTTTTATGAGTGCCGGTAAAAAAGACGAATGGGAAGTAGAGGTAGCAATTCAGTACAACGATTCCTACACCGAAAACGTATTGAGCTTTGCCAACAATATTAACACCTTAGAGGGAGGCACTCATTTAATTGGATTTAAAACCGCATTAACCAGGGTAATAAACGATTATGCAAGAAAAATTAATCTCTTAAAAGAACAGGATCAGAATCTGTCCGGAGACGATATAAGGGAAGGTTTAACGGCGGTAATAAGCGTTAAATTGAGAAACCCCCAGTTTGAGGGACAAACCAAAACGAAGCTGGGGAATAGCGATATGAGAAGCATTGTCGACCAGGTGGTAAGCGAAGGGATGTCAAAATTTTTAGAAGAAAACCCCTCCATAGCAAGGACGATTGTAGAAAAAGCAATAAGTGCGGCAAGAGCAAGGGAAGCTGCAAGAAAAGCGAGAGAGCTGGTAAGAAGAAAGAACGCTCTGGATAAAACCACCCTCCCCGGAAAACTTGCGGACTGCAGCGAAAAAGACCCAAAGTTATGCGAATTGTATTTGGTGGAAGGAGATTCGGCAGGAGGTTCGGCGAAACAGGGGAGGGATCCAAAGTTTCAGGCTATACTTCCCCTGAGGGGTAAAATATTAAATGTGGAAAAGGCAAGACTGGACAAAGTTCTTTCCAATGAAGAAATTCGGGCAATGATTATGGCACTGGGTACGGGAATTGGAGATGATTTCGATATCGATAAATTGAGATATCATAAAATTATACTTATGGCCGATGCGGATGTGGACGGTGCTCATATCAGGACCCTGCTTTTGACGTTCTTTTACAGGTTTATGCGCCCCCTTATCGAAGCGGGTAAGGTTTACATTGCTCAGCCGCCCCTATATAAGATTTCTAAGGGGAAGGAAACGCATTACGCTTACAGCGATGAAGAATTAAAAGCAATTCTGGAAAAGATGAAGGACAAGGATAAGGTTGAGATAAAGAGGTTCAAAGGTCTCGGTGAAATGAATGCGGACCAGCTCTGGGAAACCACCATGAATCCGAAGACGAGAACAATTTTGAAAGTAAATTTAGAGGACGCCATTGAAGCGGATGAGATATTTACGATTTTGATGGGGGAAAAGGTAGAACCGAGGAAACAGTTTATATTTGAACATGCTCAAGAGGTAAGGAATCTTGATGTCTAAAATAGAACGGGGGTTTTATAATGGCTGAAACTTACGGAAAAGTAATGCCTGTGGCTATAGAAGAAGAAATGAAAAAGTCTTATATAGATTATGCTATGAGCGTAATTGTGGGAAGGGCTTTGCCTGATGTTAGGGATGGGTTAAAACCAATACACCGGCGAATCCTGTACGCTATGAGCGAACTTAACCTGACTCCCGACAGGCCTCACAGAAAATCAGCGACAATTGTGGGAGATGTGATGGGAAAATATCATCCCCACGGAGATGCGGCAATTTACGATGCAATGGTGCGAATGGCCCAGGATTTTTCCATCAGGTACCCATTAATAGACGGGCACGGAAACTTCGGCTCGGTGGATGGAGATCCGCCGGCGGCCATGAGGTACACCGAAGCCAGGCTTTCGAAAATTGCCTTAGAGATGCTATCCGATATAGATAAGGATACGGTGGATTTTATTCCCAACTTTGATGAAACCTTAAAGGAACCCAAGGTTTTACCATCCCGCTTTCCCAATCTACTCGTAAACGGTTCATCAGGAATTGCGGTGGGAATGGCAACCAATATTCCCCCCCACAATCTTTCGGAGGTTATAGACGGCACTATCATGATGATTGAAAATAAGGACGTTACTCCGGAAGAGCTGATGAAAGTAATAAAAGGCCCGGATTTCCCAACGGGGGGAATTATCGTCGGAACTGAAGGAATAAAAGAGATGTACACCTCGGGAAGAGGATCAATTGTCATAAGGGCAAAAGCAAAGATTGAGGTGGAACACGGAAGGGAAAAAATTATAATAAACGAAATTCCTTATATGGTTAACAAAGCAAAACTTATTGAAAAAATAGCGGAACTGGTGAGGGATAAGCACATAGAAGGGATTACCGATATAAGGGATGAAAGCGATAGAAACGGCATCAGAGTAGTAATTGAAATAAGAAAGGACTCCAGCGCTAAGGTGATATTGAATAAATTATACAAACATACCCAGATGCAGGTCACCTTTGGTGCAATAATGCTGGCACTGGTTGACAACAGGCCAATGGTCCTAAATTTAAGGGATATAATATATTACTATCTCGAGCACCAGAAGGATGTTATTGTCCGCCGTACAAAATACGAATTGGCGAAAGCCCGGGAAAGGGTACATATCCTTGAAGGTTTGAGGATAGCCCTTGCAAATTTAGATGAAGTGATTTCGCTTATCAGAAAATCAAAGGATGTTCCAACCGCTAAGGAAGGTTTAATAAAAAAGTTTAACCTTACCGATAAACAGGCTCAGGTAATTCTCGATATGAGGCTGCAGAGGTTGACAGCCCTTGAAAGGCAAAAAATTGAGGAGGAATACAAAGAATTACTGCAGAAGATTGAATACTACGAAAAAGTGCTTTCCGATGAGAAAATGGTCCTGGGGATAATAAAAGAAGAGCTTTTGGCAATAAAAGAAAAATTCAAGGATGAGAGAAGGACGGCAATAGTGGAAGATATTGAAGAAATAAGCGAAGAAGACCTGATTGCCCAGGAAGACGTGGTAATCACCATGACTCATTTCGGGTATGTAAAGAGAATGCCCCTGTCCGGTTATAAGAGCCAGAGAAGGGGCGGTAAAGGGGTAAATGGAATCACCACCAGGGAAGAAGACTTTGTAGAAAAAATCTTCGTTGCATCCACACACCATGTGCTCCTTTTCTTTACAAACTTAGGAAATGTGTACAGGTTAAAAGCCCACGAAGTTCCGGAAACCAGCAGAACCGCAAAAGGAACGGCCATTGTAAATTTAATTAATTTAAAACCGGGAGAAAAAATCACAGCCGTTATCCCTATTAAAGATTTCGATGAAGCAAATTACATTGTAATGGTCACTAAAAACGGTCTTATAAAAAAGACCCTTCTTTCGGAATTTAAGGCCATGAGGAAGACGGGAATTATCGCGATTAATTTGAATCCCGAAGATGAATTAATAGGAGTTAACCTGGCCAATGATGAAAATGAAGTAATTCTGGCTACATTAAAAGGACTGAGCATCAGGTTTAAGGTGAAGGACGTTTCACCCTTAGGAAGGTCTGCTAAGGGTGTAAAAGCCATGTCCCTTCAGAAAGACGACAGAATAGTTGCCTTTGACATGGTCGTTGATGACAGGGATGTGTTTATTATAACCGAAAAGGGATTTGGAAAACGCACTCCCATTAGCGAATACCGGCTGCAATCAAGGGGTGGAAAGGGAATCATAACGCAAAAAATTACCGAGAAAACGGGATACGTGGTTTCATTAAGGACCGTATCCCATAAAGACGATATAATAATTTCTACGGCTAACGGCATGATGATAAGATTAAAGGTGGAAGGAATACCCGTGACGGGTAGAAACACCAGGGGAGTGACTTTGATTAAACTGGAGGAGGAGGATTCGGTTTCGGCGGTGGCGGTGGTGAGCGAGGAAGAAGAATAGGAATAAAGGGGAATGGGTAATGTTTAAAGAAGATGCTCCTTTAATGAATCTTTTAAAGGAGTACGTAAAAAAAGACCCCGTAAGATTTCACATGCCCGGACATAAAGGTAAGTTTATATTTTCCCTCCAGAAATTGCTTTCCGGGAATTTATATAAATTTGATGTAACGGAAATCCCTGGTTTTGACAATTTGCATCAACCGGAAGGGATTTTAAAACAATCCCAGAGAAATTTGGCATCTTTGTATGGTGCCAGGAGTTCTTTTTACTTGGTAAACGGGGCCACCTCCGGGATAATTGCAGCTATGGCTTCCTTCTTGAAAGAAGGGGATAGGGTATTAGTTCCCAGGAATTCCCACAGGTCTGTTTTAAACGGCATTATTCTTACGAAATCAGAACCCGTTTACTTGATTCCCGGGGTGGATACCGAACTGGGTATATGCCTTGATGTTCCGGAGGAAAAATGGGTTTCGGCCATTGAAGATGGTAAAAATATTAAAGCATTGCTGGTGACAAATCCGAATTACAACGGGATATGCCCGGATATCGAAAAAATAATAAAAACTGCCCGAAAAATGAAAATCAAAACAATAGTAGATGAAGCTCACGGACCTCATTTTAAATTTTCAAAAAAACTTCCCCCGTCGGGTTTGGATTATAAAGCGGAAATTACCGTTCAAAGTCCGCATAAAATGCTATTATCGCTCACTCAGAGCGCCTGGCTTCATTTTAACGGCTCCGGGAAGGAAGAGGAGGTAATAAGGGAAAACCTCTCCCTTATTACCTCCACGAGCCCCTCTTACATTTTGATTGCTTCCCTGGAACTGGCCGTAATTTTTTTAAGAAAATTCGGAGCAAAATTTGTGGAAAAAGGGGTAGAACTTGCAGAATTGGCAAGGAGGGGGATAAACCGGTTTACACCCTTTTACTGTCCCGGTGTGGATTACGCTAAGAGCAAAGGTTTTTTCTACGATGTTTCCCGATTAATAGTTAACACTTCTTCTTCGGGCTATAGCGGATTATATGTAGAAAAAATTTTAAGAAAGCAATATAATATTTTTACAGAGTATGCGGATTTGAATAATATATACCTTCTAATCACAGGAGCTAATTCAAAAAAGGAAGTTTTAAACATTATAAAGGCTTTATCCACTTTCAGGAAAAAGAAAGGCAAAATTTTCCCGGTGGGAATTTTAAAAAAGCTCCCCGAAAGGATTTTGTTACCCTATGAGGTATTTTTAAGGGATTTTGAATATATACCCTTAAAAAATTCCCCTGGGAGAATATGCAGAAACCCGGTGATACCCTATCCGCCGGGAATTCCGGTTTTAAACCCGGGGGAGCTGATTACTAAGGAACATGTGGAATTATTGGAAGAGCTCGTGGCAAATAATTATATCTGTCAGGGTATAAAAAATAATTGTATTGCGGTGGTGGAAAATGGGTAAACAGGTCAGAAAAGGGAAATTCATTACAATTGAAGGAATCGACGGTGCCGGCAAAACCACTCAGGTGGAGAAATTGTGTGAGTACATCAAGAATAAGGGTAAAAGGGTTATTCGGGCCAGAGAGCCCGGAGGAACAGCCCTTGGAGAGCAGTTAAGGAAGGTGCTCCTGGACCCGGACAGCAATCCGGTTTCAACGGCTGAAGCCCTTATATACGCTGCATCCAGAGCACAAATATTAGAAAAATTGGTTATTCCCGCAATAAAAGAAGGATTTTTTGTAGTATGCGATAGATTTGTGGATTCCAGTTTGGCATACCAGGGTTTTGCCCGGGGCCTTGGCTTTAACAGAATCCTTCAGCTAAACAAATGGGTTTTAAACGGCTACTGGCCGGATATCACCTTTGTACTGGATGTAGATCCGGAAATAGCTCTAAAAAGGCTTACCCGGGGTAAGGATAGGCTGGAAAGAGAATCTTTAGAATTCCACATCAAGGTAAGGGAAGGTTTTTTAAAGCTGAAGGATGAATTCCCTGAAAGAATCAGGATAATAGATGCTTCAAAAAGCAAAGATGAAATCTTTAAAGACATTGTAATGGAGCTGGAAAGGTCTGGGATTTTCAATTAATTAAAGGAGGGCCATTTATGAAATTGATTATGGCCGTGGTCGATGACAATGACAGCATCAGGGTAGTGGAGGAGCTTACCAAGAAAAACATCGGAGTAACCAGGCTTGCAAGCACCGGAGGTTTTTTAAAAAGAGGTAATACCACCCTATTGATTGGTTTGGAGGAAGATAAATTAAAAGAAGTTTTGGACTTGCTGGAAAGGATCTGTAAACCGAGAAAACACGTGGTAACCATATTTCCAGGGGTTCCAGGAGAAACCTTTGCTCCCTATCCCGTGGAGGTTACTGTAGGAGGGGCTATAGTTTTTGTTTTGAACGTGGAGAGGTTTGAAAAAATATGATAAGGGTAAACAGGATGTCTGAAGAATTGGGCTTGAATACAATTAAGGTGGAGAAAAAAAAGAGCGCTGAAAAAGAATTCGGCGAGTACCTGAAGAAAAGCAGGGAAACCTATTCGAAAGAAGAACTAAATTTAATGTTCAAAGCTTTAGATGAACAATCGAAAAAACTTGTAAAAAATCAGACGTTGGAGGATTTCAAAAAATACAGAGAATTACTAAAAAATTTTATAAAAAAATGCTTGGATATGGGACTGGATATCTTCGAAGAAAAAAATTTTTCCCGATTTGGTCGGCAGAAGGTTTTGACAGCGATAAAAATTATTGATGAAAAGGTGATGGAATTGGCACAGCAATTTTTATCCGAGCACAGGGATGCCATAAAAATTCTTTCTCTTTTAGATGAAATAAGGGGGCTTATCGTTGACCTGTACACGTGATTTATTTCACGCCTATATATTGGTTGGGCCTGTAAAAGAAACTAAAAGAGAGGCTATAAATATTGCAAAGATTGCCAACTGCCTGCAAAGAAACGGGGACTTTTGCAATACCTGCAAAAACTGTAAAAAAATTGACAGAGGTGTGTTTGCTGACCTCCGGGAAGTAAAACCCGAAGGTTCTTCTGTAAAAATAGAGAATATAAGGGAAATAATTTTCGATTCCTATTTAACTCCCGTGGAAGGGAGAAAAAAGATTTACATCGTATACGATGCGGACAAAATGACCTTAGAAGCTCAAAACAGCCTCCTGAAAACCCTGGAAGAGCCGCCCTCCGAAAGTATATTTTTACTTCTTTCCCAGAATATAAAAAACTTAATACCTACGGTTGTTTCCAGGTGCAGTGTTATCGAAAAGATAAAACCTTATGAAAAATGCGATATTAGCCAGGAATGGGCGGAAAAACTAATCTATTTGGTAAAAGAAAGGTCGTTTTCCTTGGAAAAAATCGATATATATAATCAAATATGCGCATATGAAGACAAGGAAACGCTTTTGGAATTTCTTTTAACACTGTATAGAGACATGCTGGTGGCAAAGACTAATAGTAAAGTTAAATTTATAAATGAAAATTACCGTAATTTAATAATAAACCTTTCCGATTTATACAGCTTCGGTGAACTAATCGGAATAATAGACAGGATAAATAAAACCATGGAATATATAAAGTCAAGGGGTAATGAAAACTTAGGTTTTTTCAATTTGCTCCTTGCCCTGTGGAGGTAGAAATATGGTAAGGGTGGTAGGCATTAGATTCAAAAAGGCCGGGAAAATATACTATTTTAACCCCGGTGAAATACCTTTGAACATTGGGGATAAGGTTATTGTAGAAACGGCAAGGGGTCTTGAGTACGGCGAGGTGGTTATAGGACCAAAAGAAGTGCCGGAGGAAAGCCTGGTATCGCCTTTAAAGGACGTTATAAGAAAGGCTACCTTAGAGGACGACAGGATTTTTGAAGAAAACAGGGAAAAAGCAAGGGAAGCCGAAATTATAGCCGAAAAGAAAATCCTGGAGCACGGCCTTATTATGAAATTGGTGGATGTGGAGTATACCTTTGACCGATCAAAATTGATATTTTATTTTACAGCGGATGGAAGGGTGGATTTTAGAGAACTGGTAAAGGATTTAGCAGCTATATTTAAGACCCGAATTGAACTGAGACAAATAGGGGTAAGGGATGAAGCAAAGATGGTGGGCGGCTTGGGGCCGTGTGGAAGGGTAATATGCTGTCATACGTTCCTGGGGGAGTTTGACCCGGTATCAATTAAAATGGCCAAACAGCAAAACCTTTCGCTTAACCCCGGGAAGATATCGGGTCTATGCGGCAGGCTAATGTGCTGTTTAAAATACGAGTGCGTAAATTATCAACAGGAAGGAGTCGAGGAAAATTCCTTTGAAAAGGAAAAATTCGAACTGGGTAACGAAGTGCTAACTCCCTTAGGTGAAGGTATAATAACGAGCATCAACGAGCAAAAGGGAATAATTGAGGTGGAATTAAAGGATACAAAAGAAATAAAGGAATTTCCTAAGGAGGAAGTAGTAAAAAATGATGTTGAAATAGGTGAATAAAACATATATTATTAAATAAAATCTAAAAATTACCCTGAAAGGGGGAATAAGGATGTTTTACCCGTATTTTTTAGGATACGAT
This genomic window contains:
- a CDS encoding PSP1 domain-containing protein; its protein translation is MVRVVGIRFKKAGKIYYFNPGEIPLNIGDKVIVETARGLEYGEVVIGPKEVPEESLVSPLKDVIRKATLEDDRIFEENREKAREAEIIAEKKILEHGLIMKLVDVEYTFDRSKLIFYFTADGRVDFRELVKDLAAIFKTRIELRQIGVRDEAKMVGGLGPCGRVICCHTFLGEFDPVSIKMAKQQNLSLNPGKISGLCGRLMCCLKYECVNYQQEGVEENSFEKEKFELGNEVLTPLGEGIITSINEQKGIIEVELKDTKEIKEFPKEEVVKNDVEIGE
- a CDS encoding DUF721 domain-containing protein; its protein translation is MEKISDVLKKRYKVLDVNLKLTEAIIRIYYKDIVGHEIYKISEPIALKGKTLFLGVKNSVWAHHLLYFKEEIIKKINSRFSKRVVRDLRFVVSWEEKNREEEKYNEFNEELYIPLDLTNVNLPDEKTAWIDRVCADIDDEVLKEKLKEIMKKDVIFKMQKR
- a CDS encoding cyclic-di-AMP receptor, translated to MKLIMAVVDDNDSIRVVEELTKKNIGVTRLASTGGFLKRGNTTLLIGLEEDKLKEVLDLLERICKPRKHVVTIFPGVPGETFAPYPVEVTVGGAIVFVLNVERFEKI
- the remB gene encoding extracellular matrix regulator RemB — protein: MFIHIGKNTVIKSRDVIAILDSSTAKSAATSEFLQIAKEEGFVKSEEKEGKSIIITEKNIYFSPISSITLLKRANILFDLNDYIV
- a CDS encoding YaaR family protein; this translates as MIRVNRMSEELGLNTIKVEKKKSAEKEFGEYLKKSRETYSKEELNLMFKALDEQSKKLVKNQTLEDFKKYRELLKNFIKKCLDMGLDIFEEKNFSRFGRQKVLTAIKIIDEKVMELAQQFLSEHRDAIKILSLLDEIRGLIVDLYT
- the gyrA gene encoding DNA gyrase subunit A, whose amino-acid sequence is MAETYGKVMPVAIEEEMKKSYIDYAMSVIVGRALPDVRDGLKPIHRRILYAMSELNLTPDRPHRKSATIVGDVMGKYHPHGDAAIYDAMVRMAQDFSIRYPLIDGHGNFGSVDGDPPAAMRYTEARLSKIALEMLSDIDKDTVDFIPNFDETLKEPKVLPSRFPNLLVNGSSGIAVGMATNIPPHNLSEVIDGTIMMIENKDVTPEELMKVIKGPDFPTGGIIVGTEGIKEMYTSGRGSIVIRAKAKIEVEHGREKIIINEIPYMVNKAKLIEKIAELVRDKHIEGITDIRDESDRNGIRVVIEIRKDSSAKVILNKLYKHTQMQVTFGAIMLALVDNRPMVLNLRDIIYYYLEHQKDVIVRRTKYELAKARERVHILEGLRIALANLDEVISLIRKSKDVPTAKEGLIKKFNLTDKQAQVILDMRLQRLTALERQKIEEEYKELLQKIEYYEKVLSDEKMVLGIIKEELLAIKEKFKDERRTAIVEDIEEISEEDLIAQEDVVITMTHFGYVKRMPLSGYKSQRRGGKGVNGITTREEDFVEKIFVASTHHVLLFFTNLGNVYRLKAHEVPETSRTAKGTAIVNLINLKPGEKITAVIPIKDFDEANYIVMVTKNGLIKKTLLSEFKAMRKTGIIAINLNPEDELIGVNLANDENEVILATLKGLSIRFKVKDVSPLGRSAKGVKAMSLQKDDRIVAFDMVVDDRDVFIITEKGFGKRTPISEYRLQSRGGKGIITQKITEKTGYVVSLRTVSHKDDIIISTANGMMIRLKVEGIPVTGRNTRGVTLIKLEEEDSVSAVAVVSEEEE
- the tmk gene encoding dTMP kinase; the protein is MGKQVRKGKFITIEGIDGAGKTTQVEKLCEYIKNKGKRVIRAREPGGTALGEQLRKVLLDPDSNPVSTAEALIYAASRAQILEKLVIPAIKEGFFVVCDRFVDSSLAYQGFARGLGFNRILQLNKWVLNGYWPDITFVLDVDPEIALKRLTRGKDRLERESLEFHIKVREGFLKLKDEFPERIRIIDASKSKDEIFKDIVMELERSGIFN
- the gyrB gene encoding DNA topoisomerase (ATP-hydrolyzing) subunit B; protein product: MDKKLVYDETKIEVLEGLEHVRLRPSMYIGSTDIKGLHHLVFEVVDNSVDEALAGYCKNIEVVIRKDGAISVDDDGRGIPVNIHPKVGKPALEVALTRLYAGGKFGAGGYKVSGGLHGVGVSVVNALSEWLEVEVKWDGFLYRQKYERGKPVTEVEKIKEVTGTGTKVTFLPDKEIFEETNFNFDILAQRLREQAFLTKGLKIVLRDERTNKEQVYHYEGGIVSFVKYLNRNKDVLHEEPIFMSAGKKDEWEVEVAIQYNDSYTENVLSFANNINTLEGGTHLIGFKTALTRVINDYARKINLLKEQDQNLSGDDIREGLTAVISVKLRNPQFEGQTKTKLGNSDMRSIVDQVVSEGMSKFLEENPSIARTIVEKAISAARAREAARKARELVRRKNALDKTTLPGKLADCSEKDPKLCELYLVEGDSAGGSAKQGRDPKFQAILPLRGKILNVEKARLDKVLSNEEIRAMIMALGTGIGDDFDIDKLRYHKIILMADADVDGAHIRTLLLTFFYRFMRPLIEAGKVYIAQPPLYKISKGKETHYAYSDEELKAILEKMKDKDKVEIKRFKGLGEMNADQLWETTMNPKTRTILKVNLEDAIEADEIFTILMGEKVEPRKQFIFEHAQEVRNLDV
- a CDS encoding aminotransferase class I/II-fold pyridoxal phosphate-dependent enzyme, translating into MFKEDAPLMNLLKEYVKKDPVRFHMPGHKGKFIFSLQKLLSGNLYKFDVTEIPGFDNLHQPEGILKQSQRNLASLYGARSSFYLVNGATSGIIAAMASFLKEGDRVLVPRNSHRSVLNGIILTKSEPVYLIPGVDTELGICLDVPEEKWVSAIEDGKNIKALLVTNPNYNGICPDIEKIIKTARKMKIKTIVDEAHGPHFKFSKKLPPSGLDYKAEITVQSPHKMLLSLTQSAWLHFNGSGKEEEVIRENLSLITSTSPSYILIASLELAVIFLRKFGAKFVEKGVELAELARRGINRFTPFYCPGVDYAKSKGFFYDVSRLIVNTSSSGYSGLYVEKILRKQYNIFTEYADLNNIYLLITGANSKKEVLNIIKALSTFRKKKGKIFPVGILKKLPERILLPYEVFLRDFEYIPLKNSPGRICRNPVIPYPPGIPVLNPGELITKEHVELLEELVANNYICQGIKNNCIAVVENG
- a CDS encoding ATP-binding protein, translated to MTCTRDLFHAYILVGPVKETKREAINIAKIANCLQRNGDFCNTCKNCKKIDRGVFADLREVKPEGSSVKIENIREIIFDSYLTPVEGRKKIYIVYDADKMTLEAQNSLLKTLEEPPSESIFLLLSQNIKNLIPTVVSRCSVIEKIKPYEKCDISQEWAEKLIYLVKERSFSLEKIDIYNQICAYEDKETLLEFLLTLYRDMLVAKTNSKVKFINENYRNLIINLSDLYSFGELIGIIDRINKTMEYIKSRGNENLGFFNLLLALWR